From Saccharomycodes ludwigii strain NBRC 1722 chromosome IV, whole genome shotgun sequence, one genomic window encodes:
- a CDS encoding uncharacterized protein (hypothetical protein (putative homolog of Saccharomyces cerevisiae YDR014W-A | HED1 | High copy suppressor of rED1)): protein MLYDLDSIRSNSNLNEDRTRDYKVTKRLRSKTDTTFIFEKRFGNGGKSRNDNRLMFQRLCKRGHTTMLNYTEYHNTHRDSESIYIDYFSIAPLNKMGAGNSDREISPLICKGIFNGNTVSPPIYSSTPKLEIQCMDDFPINVKESHANTSNDKSIKKDFRFNEESNDDRENTKVNCIKNQLRSNKRNLIIHKPLKNIINHCNVGAQKINMSTITNKEGNTPENKHFQIRAGLSKKYKIPSLHKKITRK, encoded by the coding sequence ATGTTGTATGATTTAGACAGTATTAGATCTAACAGTAACTTGAACGAAGATAGAACCAGAGATTATAAAGTAACAAAAAGACTAAGGAGCAAAACAGATactacttttatttttgaaaaacgTTTTGGTAATGGCGGCAAAAGTAGAAATGATAACAGGCTGATGTTTCAAAGATTGTGCAAAAGAGGGCATACTACCATGCTTAATTATACTGAATACCATAATACCCATCGTGACAGTGAATCGATTTATATAGACTATTTCTCTATTGCACCCCTAAATAAAATGGGTGCAGGTAATTCAGACAGAGAAATTTCTCCTTTAATTTGTAAAGGAATTTTTAATGGTAATACTGTATCACCACCAATATATAGTTCTACTCCCAAATTAGAAATACAATGTATGGATGATTTCCCAATAAATGTAAAGGAATCTCATGCCAATACCAGCAATGACAAAAGTATTAAGAAAGACTTTAGATTTAATGAAGAAAGCAACGATGACAGAGAAAACACAAAGGTAAATTGCATCAAAAACCAACTAAGGTCTAACAAGAGAAATTTGATAATTCACAAacctttaaaaaatataataaatcattgtAACGTTGGCGCtcaaaagataaatatgTCTACTATTACCAATAAAGAAGGAAATACTCCAGAAAACAAGCATTTCCAAATTAGAGCCGGATTATCCAAGAAATACAAAATCCCATCTTTACACAAGAAAATTActagaaaatga
- the ATP3 gene encoding F1F0 ATP synthase subunit gamma (similar to Saccharomyces cerevisiae YBR039W | ATP3 | ATP synthase), which translates to MYKTVGTNLSRSLINSQRNYATLREIETRLKSIKNIEKITKTMKIVASTRLTKAERAKVTSDQYVKADQTFYNNAETAEVKEEEKEPTNLIIAITSDKGLCGSIHSQLAKAVRNRLKEIPTADVITIGDKIKNQIMRTHASNLKLAFNGVGKSAPTFEESSLIANKILDFAAEKTPYTTVEIHYNNPVSSLSFEPSIEPVYSAEQIKKSPGISRYEIDGDAGVPQDLFEFALANKILASMGNGYCAEVSARRNAMDNASKNAGDMINRYSILYNRTRQAVITNELVDIITGATALD; encoded by the coding sequence ATGTACAAAACTGTCGGTACCAATTTATCTCgttctttaattaattctCAAAGAAATTATGCCACTTTGAGAGAAATTGAGACCAGATTAAaatctattaaaaatattgaaaagatCACAAAGACAATGAAAATTGTTGCTTCCACTCGTTTAACCAAAGCAGAACGTGCAAAAGTTACTTCAGATCAATATGTTAAAGCCGATCAAACTTTTTATAACAATGCTGAAACTGCAGAAgttaaagaagaagaaaaagaaccAACAAATTTGATTATTGCCATCACATCTGATAAGGGTTTGTGTGGTTCTATTCACTCTCAATTGGCTAAAGCAGTCAGAAATAGATTAAAGGAAATTCCAACTGCCGatgttattactattggtGATAAGATTAAGAATCAAATCATGAGAACCCATGCTAGTAATTTGAAATTGGCCTTCAACGGTGTCGGTAAGAGTGCACCAACTTTTGAAGAAAGTTCTTTGATTGCTAATAAGATTTTGGACTTTGCTGCTGAAAAAACCCCATACACAACTGTAGAAATCCATTATAACAATCCGGTTTCTTCTTTAAGTTTTGAACCAAGTATTGAACCAGTTTATTCTGCtgaacaaattaaaaaatctcCAGGCATTTCCAGATATGAGATTGATGGTGACGCTGGTGTCCCACAAGATTTGTTTGAGTTTGCTTTAGCTAACAAAATCTTGGCATCTATGGGTAATGGTTACTGTGCTGAGGTTTCTGCTAGAAGAAATGCGATGGATAACGCTTCCAAGAATGCCGGTGACATGATTAACAGATACTCTATTTTGTATAACAGAACTAGACAAGCTGTTATTACCAATGAATTGgttgatattattaccgGTGCTACTGCTTTAGATTAA
- the DAD1 gene encoding Dad1p (similar to Saccharomyces cerevisiae YDR016C | DAD1 | Duo1 And Dam1 interacting) — protein sequence MEDFTKNSIDEYVDEEERNFIEQREMLIQDIDQTMKSILKNLGTFNVILENINDIGKDFENVTKLWEFFYTGLQQGQSQQIEEEGNERKQGNEDQIII from the coding sequence ATGGAAGACTTCACTAAAAATAGCATTGATGAATATgttgatgaagaagaaagaaattttaTAGAGCAGCGCGAGATGCTAATACAAGATATAGACCAAACCATGAAATCtattttaaagaatttgGGTACCTTTAACGTCATACTGGAGAATATAAACGATATAGGtaaagattttgaaaatgttaCAAAATTGTGggaatttttttacacTGGATTACAACAAGGGCAATCGCAACAGATAGAAGAAGAGGGAAATGAAAGGAAACAGGGGAATGAAGATCAAATTATCATATAA
- the KCS1 gene encoding inositol polyphosphate kinase KCS1 (similar to Saccharomyces cerevisiae YDR017C | KCS1 | pKC1 Suppressor): MDKPRTDSLEEVARSLSISSTTSSTTSSNSSNSTTTSLNENKDNLNSFLRGRKASTSLRIFLDSSNTNNDKLNRNCSTTANNTTTTSNLSAPPNESYIISNEPENPKTPNSPTLETKNANNNEKEIELVELLKSDNNKNGNTNTRNLNSRVSEVNVPYRRNSIEDTLYKYRRGSFTSVPNKTNVNNIVNPLSNTANEEYNKMSEFNFSKGRTSTITANNNATETNVKKNYTNHSKHNKTCHVAHHEIDGEGDLKPPVSFATYYPHKKSTDSTLLNNGKPTNGATKSKNIAASTMLFDSSPELLNIDENAIVDEEEEKEEDEKQENITEDINNSNIGSATAPHTLETIQQSSSSTLIKTVSKGNQNQEKGRKKENPEEEDQDQEYPLAVELEPFNNKVGGHTAIFRFSKMAVCKALVNRENRWYENIELNHEDLLQFMPKYIGVLNVRQHYNSHEDMMKAMAKKKHKNKKQPHHSSSATSSGKRKRKNINTAGAVNRTNSFVEVLLDDNKHIIPNSLLYKYQSSLTRCSSLHLRKEHDQCGYTSVSSGPNSVSTSPNSAPNSRSVTVANSPLLKPVDNINNNNNNNNNNNNNNNNNNGDDDDLMMLINDRSTTMINTKLQEQVLSEVFAPRNCKKNYYNNYINNITTDTNTPNNETVNNTINTMAQGVRRRCSDSLTEHTVADLKQFRCHSGTALSSSKKCVSADNLKISKRSNSMDNHKGHEETIFEMEIANNASSAPTAPNNIHHQRTTSVENIIIEPDDCTIVSKYILLEDLTRKLRKPCVLDLKMGTRQYGVDALDTKQSSQRKKCFQTTSRLLGCRICGLKIWDVGEQKFLTRDKYFGRRVKIGWQFARILARFLYNGVYVSSIIKQIPKLIYDLDKLQKCILNLKGYRLYGASLLLKYDGEAKEEQQQQQVHDGNAVDEDDDEDNDFDICRLHLIDFAQCVIKEDVIENFNNLKIPPSTSLEYEDRGFVRGLKSLKFYMLHLWKYLTNDHPLIFKKEEMAQYLRDNKDNCYKNWDWLDEFDKEDELQFDDLESPLRKKWRKYELIFDIEPHHNIDEEVSE; the protein is encoded by the coding sequence ATGGATAAACCTAGAACAGATTCATTAGAAGAAGTAGCACGATCACTATCAATATCTTCAACCACTTCATCCACAACTAGCagtaatagtagtaatagCACAACTACAAGCctcaatgaaaataaagataatcTTAATTCATTTCTAAGAGGTAGAAAGGCTAGTACTAGTTtaagaatttttttggacAGTAGCAATACTAACAACGACAAATTAAATAGAAATTGTTCCACTACTGCCAATAATACCACCACAACCAGTAACCTTTCTGCGCCTCCAAATGAGAgttatattatttctaaTGAACCAGAAAATCCAAAAACTCCGAACTCACCTACActtgaaacaaaaaatgcTAACAACAATGAAAAGGAGATCGAGTTAGTAGAACTGCTAAAATCtgataacaacaaaaatggCAACACTAATACCAGAAACCTTAATAGTAGAGTTTCTGAAGTCAATGTTCCATATAGAAGAAACTCTATAGAAGACACTTTATACAAATACAGAAGAGGATCTTTTACTTCTGTGCCTAATAAAACTAATGTTAATAACATTGTAAATCCCCTAAGCAATACCGCAAATGAGGagtataataaaatgtcAGAGTTTAATTTCTCTAAGGGGAGAACTTCCACCATCACTGCTAACAATAATGCCACGGAGACAaacgttaaaaaaaactatacCAACCATAGTAAACATAACAAAACGTGTCATGTTGCTCATCATGAAATTGACGGCGAAGGCGATTTAAAACCGCCTGTGTCTTTTGCCACGTACTATCCTCATAAGAAAAGTACGGATTCAACTTTATTGAATAATGGAAAACCAACTAATGGTGCTACCAAAAGTAAGAACATAGCTGCCAGCACCATGCTTTTTGATTCCTCCCCAGAACTACTaaatattgatgaaaaCGCGATTGTAGATGAGGAGGAGGAGAAGGAGGAGGatgaaaaacaagaaaatatcACTGAGGAcattaataacagtaatatCGGATCTGCAACGGCTCCTCATACACTAGAAACTATCCAACAATCATCCAGTAGCACCCTTATTAAAACCGTTAGTAAGGGCAATCAAAATCAAGAAAAGGGAcggaagaaagaaaatccAGAGGAAGAAGACCAAGATCAGGAATATCCGTTGGCTGTTGAATTAGAaccttttaataataaagttggCGGACACACTGctatttttagattttcCAAGATGGCAGTTTGTAAAGCATTAGTTAATAGAGAAAATCGTTGGTATGAAAATATCGAATTGAACCATGAAGATTTATTACAATTTATGCCCAAATACATAGGGGTATTGAATGTTCGGCAACACTACAATTCTCACGAAGATATGATGAAGGCTATGGccaaaaagaaacataagaataaaaagcaGCCACATCATTCTTCGAGTGCTACTAGCAGtggtaaaagaaaaagaaaaaatatcaatacaGCTGGTGCTGTTAACCGAACAAACAGTTTTGTTGAAGTTTTACTAGACGATAACAAACACATAATTCCAAATTCGTTGCTGTATAAATATCAATCCTCACTAACGAGATGTTCTTCCCTTCATCTAAGAAAAGAACATGACCAGTGTGGTTATACCAGTGTCTCGAGTGGTCCAAATTCTGTTTCAACCTCTCCCAACAGTGCACCAAACTCTAGAAGCGTGACTGTTGCCAATTCACCGTTATTAAAACCCGTGGAcaacattaataataataataataataataataataataataataataataataataataatggtgatgatgatgaccTGATGATGTTAATAAATGATAGAAGTACTACGATGATCAACACCAAACTACAAGAGCAAGTTTTATCTGAAGTATTTGCACCAAgaaattgtaaaaaaaattactataataattatattaataacattaCTACCGATACAAACACTCCTAATAATGAAACTGTCAATAACACCATTAACACTATGGCCCAAGGCGTTAGAAGAAGATGTAGTGATTCATTAACTGAGCATACTGTGGCTgatttaaaacaatttaGGTGCCACAGTGGTACTGCGCTTAGTAGTAGCAAAAAATGTGTTTCAGCtgataatttgaaaatatcgAAGAGAAGCAATTCGATGGATAATCACAAGGGACACGAAGAGACCATATTTGAAATGGAAATTGCAAACAATGCTTCTTCTGCTCCTACTGCGCCCAACAACATACACCACCAACGGACAACAAGTGTGGAAAATATAATCATCGAGCCAGATGACTGTACCATAGTTTCTAAATACATTTTGTTGGAAGATTTGACCAGAAAATTACGCAAGCCATGTGttttagatttaaaaatgggTACAAGACAATATGGTGTTGATGCTCTAGACACAAAGCAATCCtcacaaagaaaaaaatgttttcaaACAACATCCAGACTATTGGGGTGTAGAATATGTGGGTTGAAAATTTGGGATGTCGGTGAACAAAAGTTTCTTACTAGAGACAAATATTTTGGCAGGAGAGTTAAAATTGGTTGGCAATTCGCTAGGATCTTGGCCAGATTTTTGTATAATGGTGTTTATGTATctagtattattaaacaaatacCTAAACTGATTTATGACTTAGATAAGTTGCAGAAGtgtatattaaatttaaaagggTATAGGTTGTATGGTgcttctttattattaaagtaTGATGGTGAGGCGAAGGAAGAGcagcaacagcagcagGTTCACGATGGGAATGCCGTTGATGAAGACGATGATGAGGATAatgattttgatatttGTAGATTACACTTGATAGATTTTGCACAGTGTGTTATTAAGGAGGatgttattgaaaatttcaataatttaaaaatccCTCCATCTACTTCGTTAGAATATGAGGATCGTGGGTTCGTTAGAGGGctaaaaagtttaaaattttacatGTTGCATTTATGGAAATACTTAACTAATGATCAtccattaatttttaaaaaggaagaaatgGCACAATATTTAAGGGATAACAAAGATAATTGTTATAAAAATTGGGATTGGTTAGATGAGTTTGATAAAGAAGACGAGTTGCAATTTGATGATTTAGAAAGTCCACTGAGGAAAAAATGGAGAAAGTAtgaattaatatttgatattGAACCACATCATAATATTGACGAGGAAGTGAGTGAATAA